One segment of Microbacterium arborescens DNA contains the following:
- a CDS encoding TlyA family RNA methyltransferase — MSTRLDSALAARGLARSRSHAATLIAEGLVSVDGRTVVKASHPVADDATIAVAGADHYVSRAAHKLIAGLDAFGIHVADRSALDMGASTGGFTQVLRERGARPVVAVDVGHGQLAPSIAADPDVLVVEGFNVRDLSPEALAGMAGASFQPEIITGDLSFISLEHVLPAVVSVCDPATDVVLLVKPQFEVGRTAVKGGLVTDPALRADAVMGVLWSAWDAGLATHGVIASPLVGTHGNQEYVVHLCIRAGDAGNPTQWIHTVDELAGAR, encoded by the coding sequence GTGAGCACGCGTCTCGATTCGGCGCTGGCGGCACGCGGACTCGCACGCTCGCGCAGCCACGCCGCGACCCTGATCGCCGAGGGGCTCGTGTCGGTGGACGGACGCACCGTCGTGAAGGCGTCCCACCCCGTGGCGGATGACGCCACCATCGCCGTCGCCGGGGCCGACCACTACGTCAGCCGCGCGGCGCACAAGCTGATCGCCGGGCTCGACGCGTTCGGCATCCACGTCGCGGATCGGAGCGCCCTCGACATGGGCGCCTCGACCGGGGGCTTCACGCAGGTGCTGCGCGAGCGCGGCGCCCGCCCCGTCGTCGCCGTCGACGTCGGACACGGGCAGCTCGCGCCGAGCATCGCCGCAGACCCCGACGTGCTCGTCGTCGAGGGCTTCAACGTGCGCGACCTCTCGCCCGAGGCGCTGGCCGGTATGGCGGGCGCCTCGTTCCAGCCGGAGATCATCACCGGCGACCTCTCGTTCATCTCGCTGGAGCATGTCCTTCCCGCCGTCGTCTCGGTGTGCGATCCGGCGACCGATGTCGTCCTGCTCGTCAAGCCGCAGTTCGAGGTCGGTCGGACCGCCGTCAAAGGCGGGCTGGTGACCGATCCGGCCCTCCGAGCGGATGCTGTGATGGGCGTGCTGTGGTCGGCGTGGGACGCGGGGCTCGCCACGCACGGTGTCATCGCATCGCCGCTCGTGGGAACGCACGGCAATCAGGAATACGTCGTGCACCTGTGCATCCGCGCTGGTGACGCGGGCAATCCGACACAATGGATACACACGGTGGACGAACTGGCGGGAGCCCGATGA
- a CDS encoding HAD-IIA family hydrolase encodes MGLFSRSSTTATPLDGVDAVLADLDGVVYAGPGALPHAIESLNRAGASRRLGYITNNASRRDSVVAEHLRELGLTSTRPEDVITSPQAAMRLLRERVAIGATILVVGGDGLVHELEKAGYVPTRSADDNPAAVVQGFAPDVGWAQLAEAAYALATPEDEGGIPWIATNTDWTIPQARGIAPGNGTLVSAVHTAVGRLATVAGKPERPIFDEAVARFGAAQPLFIGDRLDTDIAGAQAAGIRSVLVLTGIDRPKHVLAAPANARPTYIVGDLRELHEPYPEVRTKGDVTTVGAASVRIDGADIVIESEGDRPIDLVRAGAAAIWATGRAIYGFRVPERLYADPFHRP; translated from the coding sequence ATGGGGCTGTTCTCCCGCTCATCGACGACGGCGACGCCGCTCGACGGCGTGGATGCGGTCCTCGCCGACCTCGACGGCGTCGTCTATGCCGGGCCGGGCGCGCTCCCGCATGCCATCGAGAGCTTGAACCGCGCGGGTGCGTCGCGCCGGCTCGGATACATCACCAACAACGCATCCCGACGGGACTCGGTCGTCGCCGAACACCTGCGCGAGCTCGGGCTGACGTCCACCCGACCCGAAGACGTGATCACGAGCCCTCAGGCTGCCATGCGCCTGCTGCGTGAACGCGTTGCCATTGGCGCGACGATCCTCGTCGTCGGCGGTGACGGGCTCGTCCACGAGCTCGAGAAAGCGGGCTATGTGCCCACCCGTTCGGCCGACGACAACCCCGCGGCCGTCGTTCAGGGGTTCGCACCCGACGTCGGCTGGGCGCAGCTCGCCGAGGCCGCCTACGCGTTGGCCACCCCGGAGGATGAAGGCGGGATCCCCTGGATCGCCACCAACACCGACTGGACCATTCCGCAGGCGCGGGGGATCGCGCCGGGAAACGGCACCCTCGTCTCGGCCGTGCACACGGCGGTCGGCCGACTCGCGACCGTCGCCGGCAAGCCCGAGCGTCCGATCTTCGACGAGGCCGTCGCCCGCTTCGGGGCCGCGCAGCCCCTGTTCATCGGCGACCGCCTCGACACGGACATCGCCGGTGCGCAGGCAGCCGGAATCCGCTCGGTGCTCGTGCTGACGGGTATCGATCGGCCCAAGCACGTGCTCGCGGCCCCCGCCAACGCCCGGCCGACCTACATCGTCGGCGACCTGCGTGAGCTGCACGAGCCCTACCCCGAGGTCAGGACGAAGGGCGACGTGACCACGGTCGGCGCCGCATCCGTGCGCATCGACGGCGCCGACATCGTCATCGAGTCTGAAGGCGACCGCCCGATCGACCTCGTGCGTGCGGGTGCCGCCGCGATCTGGGCGACCGGCCGTGCGATCTACGGATTCCGGGTGCCGGAGCGTCTCTACGCGGATCCGTTCCACCGTCCCTGA